Genomic window (Helianthus annuus cultivar XRQ/B chromosome 3, HanXRQr2.0-SUNRISE, whole genome shotgun sequence):
CTATCAACCCACTAAGTCAAAGTTTGATCAGTTATTGTCAGTCCATTTAATACTCAGCCCTTCTAATAATTTCGATCCAATAGAAGTTACAAGATGTGGCACAATCAGATCATGCAATCTAGTCATGCAACCCTAGTTCTTACATATCATCAAGAATCATCAGTCAACCAACTTTTATGCATAAACACATTATTAATTCATATAATCACGTTATCATCATTAACATGTTAATCGGACCACACATAATCATCATAATTTCACTTAACATTCTAACGGATACACCACCTAATCGATCACATTTACTAGATTTAAATCACTTGCATTACATTCGAATCATCTACCTTATTCATGGCATCGCATCATGTTTTATAAAGCATACACATACAATTTTTGTCGATCACAGTCACACATAAACAAGACCACCAATACGAAATAACATATATGAGAATTTACTAACCCAATAAGCTCGATCTAATTGGAGGATGCCTCGAGTTAGGGGGGGGTGTCCACTGCCGTCGCGAATCAAGTGAGGGGAAATAATTTCTAGGGTTTACAAAATGGCAAAGAGTTGTGGAATATGCCCACATGTTTACGTATACATAGAAAAGAGGATGTTGGGCCAAACTGTTTAAGGGGAAATGGGCCGAGGAAGCCACTTAATACATGAGGGGAGGTTTTGGGCTTCAAGTGGTTTAAACTATGAGGTGACCAAAGTGTATGCGCACAGTCCATTAACGTGTGCGGCCCAACCTAACCATTGACACCTAGAATAGCCCACTATCGGTCATACTCAACTACGTTTTTACGTTTAACATGTTTATCATAACTACACTTTAACACATATATACTTACTTATAACATTTGCATCATGGATAAAATATAATCAAGCACAAAAACCAACCTAGCGAAATCATATCCCTCAAATCTAGCAATGCCATACATCGAAATAGTCATGAGTTGAAACGTGGCTAACCttagaagttcgggttgtcacaatactactgagcgaaaagttcggggggtcgagCGCCCCTCCTGACCCCTTGAAAGCTACGCCCTTGCGTACAATTGGCCTTAACATACGATGCGTACACGATTAGGAATCCGCACGTTATAAACCTCAAAAGACAAAAACCtgcatgttatatttatcaaacTCGGACTTCACAAGCTCGGACTTCCACAAACTCGGAAGCCAAAAAATTACAAAATCcgcatgttatatttatcaaaaCCCGCATGTTATATTTACCAAACCCGGACTTCACAAACTCGGACATGTTCACAAACTCGGACATGTTCACAAACTCGGAAGCCAAATTGTACAAAATCTGCATGTTATATCACTCAATCCTCATGTTATATATTAATCGCATACGCATCGTACGTTAAGGGATTCGGTACAATCCACTTTCTCTTTATATTATAGTTGTATCCGACTGAATTATTCGATAGCACCACCAAAATAATTTGAACTGAGAGTGATTACACGTCTCTTTGATTATCCGTGTTTACAAAAATCCCCAACATaatgtgtattttttttaataaatgcaTGCATTTTGTAGTGATATTTATTACTAAAGTTGTTTACAAGTTAGAATCGATTATATTTACCAAGCTTTTGTTAAAAGTTTGTGACGAAGAATAAATACAAATCTTAATATAGATGTTATGATGATAGAATATAGATAATAATCAGAAGGAGGTAGTAATGGTCATAATCAGTTACACTAAATTTTGATAAAAGAATGTTTTATGTTACGATTTTAAATTATTAACATTATGTTATGTCATTTGTAAGGAAAATTAAAATATTGTTCAATTCTAATCTTGGTATGCAAGAAAAAGATCATGGAATGTATCTTTGCATTAAAAGTGTAATTTTAATATTGTACTATAAGAAATGGTCATAAAGAAATGAGGTTGTAACACATGTAGAAAAGAACACAACCATATTTACCTCGATTATTAATGTTTAACACAAATTTGTATAACTTTAAAAGAAAATTGTACCCAAAACAAAGCAAAATAAACACGAATAACTAAGCAAATATAATAGGTgtctttttttagtttttatagaGTGTTTTCTAAAGTTGGTAGTTCTATCAAAACTTTTAAATTACAATTGCCTGGCAATTGTTGAAACTAAATACTAAAATAGATGTGTAAATTAATTTAATTAAGGATTCACGCGTTTTAGATTAAAAATGGTAGATAATTGAATAGATTTGGGAAAATCTTGATTGACGAAATCGGAGCCTTTTATTAAGGAATTTGGATCTTGTCTTGACTAATGAAACCAAAGCCTTTGGCAGTTTGCCACATGATCTGGCTCGTTGAGACATTTTCGTCCGTTGGTCGTGCACTCCGTAACTTCAATTCTAGCTCAAGTTATGTCTGTTTAAAGTTGGGTCTTTTCTGCCTCAGTTTCCTTTGTCCAACTGGTCCAAACAAGAATATGCTAACTCTTGGATCAACTCCTCATCAAATTGTAATCGAAATATCTTATAATTTTATAGGTTTTTAAAAACataatataatatcatatttataAACAAGTACTATTAATTAAATATATTAGTTTAAAGTTATACGATTCACCTAAAACTTACCTGGGGATACAAGTATATATGAAAGTGCCCatgtaataaataaataaataacttaaTTTTTTAGAATGTGTTTTCTCTTAAGTTATTTTTTAGAATGTGCTTTCTCTTAAGTTACGTTAGATAATATAATTTCTTTACAATGTGTGATTAAAGACAATGTTGTAGAAGGCACTAGGCGCTAGTTGGGCGGTGAGGTACCacctagggattaatcggattggactttttaagtataattttacaaaaaaaatttatatatatagataactttatactttttattaataaatttacaagtttaggagataactttatactttttattaataaattaaaaAGTTTAGGAACCATAGGTAAACTAGTGAAAAATAGAgagggttaaatgttaaaatacctaaacttaaatgttaaaataggttATAATTAAATTTTGGGCTTTAAAGCATGGGCTAGGATTCAAAATTTGGGTTTATTGGGTCAAAAACCATGAGACCGATTAGTCTGATTTTCTCCGACTTTCACCGATTTTCACCGACTTTCACCGATTTTGACCATAACCGATTTTTTGACCGACTAGCATAAATTAAGGCAGTAACCCACCGACTAGCGCCTAGGCGtcgattaatcggccgcctaggccgtTTTCTACAACATTGATTAAAGGTATTGTTTTTTAATTCAACTAGTAAGTAAAATGATGATAAGCCAAGAATGAGAAACCTAGGGGCGAACGATATGAAAGTGGAAAGTCACGAGACAGGGTTGAGGTGGCACTAAGGTACCTGACCTAAGATACCACAAAGTACACCTCACTGTAGGGGCTACATGCCTATCGGtacaaataaaaataatttaaagatAATGCGAGATGGAAGTGGTAAAAGATCAGCGGGAGGAGCGGGATCACCACCCCGCTGTTTTAGAACTAAAGAGCAGGAGAAGACCAAGGGGGCGCGACATGACCGATACTATGTACCCTTATAATTCAAAATCAATTGTTGTAATGTCTTATAGTAACTATTATAGACACAAAATAAGGTTTTCGGTTGAAACCAAATTGAGTTCCGGTTTTAGAAATCTGAACCCGGTTCAAACCGAATATCAAGTGAGTAATAATAGTTATTTAAGTTTTGTCATTTAGCACGGTCCAATTACAACTTTAGTTCAATCTTATTTAGCCCAATCCAATCCAATCCAATCCAGTCCAATACAATAACAAATGATGGTAAAAAAAAGTTCAATTGCTTCAGTACCACCTTTTCAAGGTAACAGAAAAACAGTATCAAGCCTACAAAAACATACCAAACCTATTCAAACCCAAATCCTGTTTTCTACAtccaacatattaaaaaaaaaaaaaaaaaacaagcaaaAATCTTCCACAAAATTTAATTTAAAGAACCATTTTCGCGACATTTTCTTGGCTAATTCGGGTAAAGACTGCGAAAGCCGCCACTTGAAGCAAGATGATTCGGTATATGATGGCCTGATAACCCCACACCGTATCTTAACCCTCCGTTAATCACCCGTGTACCCAAAAGACTACCATCGTGCGAAAATTCTTGAACTCCTCGACTTGGGATTCCAAAACTGTTGCCAttatcgaatctttgatgatggtTTAATCCAATCGGGTACCCGTTTCCAACACATGAAGGTTCAGCATTGTTATGCCCATAGCTTCTAAATCTTTCTTCCCCTTGAAGCCCAGGATAGTTGCCCCTTTGAAGTTTCAAACTTGTGTCATTTGGTAACACTAATGGCAAAGTCAAATATGAAGAGGTAACAATCTGATCCGGGGCACTCGTAAAGATCGGTTTTCTAGCACAAGGGTCAATCAAGATTGGATTGTTTTTGTCATTGGGTGAAACTAATGGTAAAGTCAAATATGAAGAAGTAACAATCTGATCTGTGGCACTCGTAAAGATCGGTTTTTTAGCAGACGGGTCAATCAAGATCGGATTGTTTTTGTCATTAGGTGATACCAACGGTAAAGTCAAATATGAAGAAGTAACAATCTGATCCGGGGCACCCATAAAGATTGGTTTTTTAGCACAAGGATCAGTCAAGATTGGATTTTTTTTCTCTTTAGGTGAGACCAATGGTAAAGTCAAATTTGAAGAAGCGATAACCGGATTTGGGGCATTTGTAAAGATTGGTTTTTTAGGACAAGAATCAGTCAAGATTGAGTTTTTAGAAGATGGGTCTTTTGGGTTTTCCTTCTCAACGTGTTCTTGAGGGCGGTCTAGACCTTTTGAGGCTGGAAGTTCGGTTTTCTGCTTCGCTTTTGTCGGTTTTCTTGCACGAGGCTTTTGGATCGGTTTTTTGGTGGCATTACCTCCGCTAATTTTTTGCTTCTTTGATCTTGAACGCGGTTTTGTATTCACGAGTTGATCcatttcttttctcatttttgcAAACATGGTTTCCCTTGCAACCCGAAGATCATCCAAGATTGATTCGGTAAAGATCCTAAAATCATCATAAACCGTCATTTGGCTGATAAACTTGCTCTTCTTCTTTCTAGTATTACTTCCTCTCTTCTTTATGTTTGAAGAAGCACAAGAATCTTTCTTTGGTTTGCTCTTCACTTCCTTTTTGCTTATCTTCTCCTTTTTTGGTGCGTTACGGGCTCTTTTCGGCTTTTTCTCAACTTGAACATGTCGATTATCGGTTTCGGTTTCGCTTACACGGTCGTTGTCAGGAGTAACTAAATTAGGAACTAATCCAGCCTTTTCTTGACCATTTCCTACATTAAAATTCGATTTCGACTCATCACTTGAGGAATCAGCATTCCTTCTAAATCCCCAAATTTGATCGAATTTCTGATTTTCATTCATTTTCTTGATTTGAGCAGTTCCGAATCAAAGATTTTAATGCGAATCTTGATCGCGTGAAAATTCAATGTTCTATAAACAGATTTTCTTGTAACAGACATATCATGTAGCAATTACATAAGCCTCCATTAGAGTTTGAACCATCATCAAATAGATAAACATCTGAcaaaaaaataacaaatttaTAATAAATTCACCAACATGTTTCTTACAAATCAAACTTTGACAAATACAATTATGTTCTTTAAATTTTGACATCATAAAAAAGTCAAATTTGGATTAATTTTGGACAGAATTTAAGAATGAAACCAATTTGAATATTTTCAACCTTGTGACATAAGCACTGCACAGTTGACCAAATTCAAGTCAAAGTTTgctataaaaaagaaaaaaaaaaaaaaaaaaaaaagaacaaccCCTATGGgtgaaaaaaaaacagaaaaatcaaccaaaaaacaGAAAAAATAGTGACAAAACCTTAAAGATTTATCTAGAAGTCAATGAAATTGCTTAGAtcataaaccctaatcaaaacCCTATGAACAAACAAACCCTGTTTACacaaaacaatcacaaacaataacAAAATATGGAAAATCATATAGCATTAAATTATTTAAACATATTAATCCACATTATCAAAACAAAACTGCAAACAAATAATGAGTAGCAATGCAAGATATCAACTAACCTTCAGATCAAAAACATGCAAAATTGATCATCTCTCATTCAAGAATCCCCCTTTTTCTGCTTCAGTTTCTTGAAAAGATTGAATCTTTAGGGTTTTTCCTATGTGGGTTCTACAAGAaacctttttttttattaattttgatGAAGTGGGTTTGTTGTTCCAGTAATGTTATATATGAAATTGTAGAAAGAGTGCAGAAAGCAAAGCACAAAGGTGAGTGAATATGTTACCTGAAGGGGGTTTGGTCAGGAAACCATTAACTAATGTTATTAAATACTTTCTTGATTATAATTACaagatatttatttttattttttttttaatttatatgttGATTTTGTAATTTGATGCTCCATCACTATATGTTTTAGTGTGTCATATATATTTAGATTATTATAATGAATGTTGGTTTAATGTTTTAGTGTTTTTGGAATTATTATAATGAATGTTGGTTTAATGCTGTGAATATCTTTCACTTTCTCCATTTGGTGTAATTTGATATTATATCATTCATTTGCAATATTGGTGATAAGATGATAAGAAAATTGGGTATAAGATATGTTATGAAAAAAGAAagtatttttgtatatttttggAGATAAAGAATGGAGTTAGTTagatagttagtccctgtggttttataaattaacatatttaggtactaaaagtttaaaatcatattttaggggtattaactttttatttttgtaacgtttggaaGTATTAATATTATTtgtagtttaaaatcacattctattagtacctaaatatgttattttgtgcaaaccacatgggCTAATTATGTTAATACTCAAGAAGTTAATAccttcaaacgttacaaaatgaaaagttaataccctagaaggtgattttaaactattagtacctaagtatgttattttgtgcaaaccacagggactaactatgtaattaactctaaagaATGAGAATTTATTCTTGTGAAAATAAACTACGTGATATGATTATATTGTTTCTCGTTTTGTTCTTGATACGACTGATGTGAATCATTgattgtatatatttgttttaaaATAATATGGCGATCATGACTTTTTTCGAAAGTTTTGATTCGAAACGTATATGAGAATACAATGTTTTAAGTTTTACAAGATATTTACTCATCAATCGGGCGATTTTAACAAGTCTTGATATACCCATTACCCATGTTATGAGTATATATTCTTATTCGTGAACCTTCTATATAATTTGCATACTGAGCTCACATAatataattatatgtataatatgcactttttaataaaataataccaaacaaaattataaatataaaatcATTGATTTTACTAATAATAGCAAAGTcttaatattttttaaattagatttattacgtgttttttaaatataatttatattttatcactcaaatagttgcttatttgcttcttgaataacatgtttgaccactgtatcttcttttcaataatcaaaaaatcaccatatctatcgcgtaccgagtatatccattagtttttttaaatataattttcttattatttggtatataaaatcatatttattcaagccgtgtaataagcgaaggtttttaaagatataactttttttattatttggtaaacaatattactttattcaacctgtgtgatacacgtggttttaaaaatgtatatatttttctatttggtatataaaattgcatttattcaacccgtacaatatggttcctatagatataactttttattatttaatatataaaaatacatttattcaacccgtgcaataaaggaggtttttaaagatatattgttttattatttagtatataaaattcatttatttaactcgtgtaatacacggggttataacctagtttattGATATAAAAAACTATTAAATAGTATTTGGTTATTGTTTTGTTACACatgatataaaaaaatattaaataatatttagtttcATTAAATGTTAATATGATTACTAAGAAATTAAAAGTATTTATTTACTTATATGTATTTAACATGTATGTGTCTTAATTAGTAAGGTTATGAAAGTATCTTGTGATTTTGTGTAACAAAACAATAACTAAAAATTTTGTTTTAATAACCAATATAATCAATCCTGAGCACTCTCGAGGCATCTACCagaccaaacgga
Coding sequences:
- the LOC110930502 gene encoding uncharacterized protein LOC110930502, encoding MNENQKFDQIWGFRRNADSSSDESKSNFNVGNGQEKAGLVPNLVTPDNDRVSETETDNRHVQVEKKPKRARNAPKKEKISKKEVKSKPKKDSCASSNIKKRGSNTRKKKSKFISQMTVYDDFRIFTESILDDLRVARETMFAKMRKEMDQLVNTKPRSRSKKQKISGGNATKKPIQKPRARKPTKAKQKTELPASKGLDRPQEHVEKENPKDPSSKNSILTDSCPKKPIFTNAPNPVIASSNLTLPLVSPKEKKNPILTDPCAKKPIFMGAPDQIVTSSYLTLPLVSPNDKNNPILIDPSAKKPIFTSATDQIVTSSYLTLPLVSPNDKNNPILIDPCARKPIFTSAPDQIVTSSYLTLPLVLPNDTSLKLQRGNYPGLQGEERFRSYGHNNAEPSCVGNGYPIGLNHHQRFDNGNSFGIPSRGVQEFSHDGSLLGTRVINGGLRYGVGLSGHHIPNHLASSGGFRSLYPN